In Desulfobacterales bacterium, the DNA window TGAAACGGCATTCAAAAACGATTCGATTGATTTCAAGTCGCTGATATTATGAATAGTTGCTGAATGACCGGGCGGCAAGGTCTTTTTCAGAAGACCGGTAAGCACCTTTCCGGGTCCCACCTCGGCATAGATGTCGATGTCCGCATTCATCAGGGCCGTCATGGTATCGTACCAACGAACCGGCGAACAAAGCTGCTTGGCCATCAGGGACCTGATCTCCTCGGCCGTATCAGCGGTGGCGGCCGTGACATTGTGAATCACCCGGCTGTTAGGTGTACTAAAGGCGATGGTGTGAAGATATGCCTCAAATTCGGCTTCAGCGCCTTTGATCAGGGCACTATGCCAGGCGCCGCTGACTTTCAGCGCGATGGCTTTTCCGCCTCTTTCCTTTGCCAGAGCGCCGGCCTTATTTACGGCTTCCGGAGCGCCGGTGATCACGATCTGGGTTTGTGCGTTATGATTCGCGACAGAGACTACGCCTTCCGCTGCGGCCTCAGCCACCAGTTTCGAGACCGCATCAATGGGCAGCCCCATAACGGCTTGCATGGCGCCTGTGTGTTTTGTCGCCTCCCGGTGCATCAATTTTCCCCGTTCAAAGACGAGTCGCAATGCATCCGGCTTGCTGATCACGCCGGCTGCCGAGAGGGCACTGAATTCGCCCAGGCTATGACCGGCGGAAAAATCCGGCGCCAAGCCCTCTTTTTCCAGCACGGCCAGACAGGCCAAATTCACTGCGGTTACAGCCGGTTGCAGATTGACCGTCAGCGTCAGCGCATCCATCGGGCCTTCAAAGCAAAGCTTGGCGATACTCGTTTTGGCCGTTTCATCCGTCATGTCGAAAATTTCCCTGACATAATCAAATTCCCGATATAAATCCAACCCCATGCCCACGTTCTGGGACCCCTGACCCGGGAATAAAAAGGCTATCTTCTTTTTCAATGTTTACCTCCGCAATCATTGTTTTCATCCAATTGAAACATTCGCCGAACCGTATTTAGATAGGCGGCCGTATCGCCGTGCGTATCCTTTTGTTTTAAAAACAGCGTTGGATAATGGAGTATTTTGTTGATCAGTGCGGTTTTCATGCGGCTGAATGCCTCGCGGTCCGTTT includes these proteins:
- the fabD gene encoding ACP S-malonyltransferase, whose translation is MKKKIAFLFPGQGSQNVGMGLDLYREFDYVREIFDMTDETAKTSIAKLCFEGPMDALTLTVNLQPAVTAVNLACLAVLEKEGLAPDFSAGHSLGEFSALSAAGVISKPDALRLVFERGKLMHREATKHTGAMQAVMGLPIDAVSKLVAEAAAEGVVSVANHNAQTQIVITGAPEAVNKAGALAKERGGKAIALKVSGAWHSALIKGAEAEFEAYLHTIAFSTPNSRVIHNVTAATADTAEEIRSLMAKQLCSPVRWYDTMTALMNADIDIYAEVGPGKVLTGLLKKTLPPGHSATIHNISDLKSIESFLNAVS